A single genomic interval of Paralichthys olivaceus isolate ysfri-2021 chromosome 7, ASM2471397v2, whole genome shotgun sequence harbors:
- the ferry3 gene encoding ferry endosomal RAB5 effector complex subunit 3 → MKRNKGKTASVAEKEFVFEFRAGKHNCVLKVPLRFPVQENISDLHGRLMLLHKIPCYIENELKTSLSNFIENETILDFDREAELALQRLTTGDVDVNQLTNAWSRSYMETTLEHARPEEPSWDEDFADVYHELIHSPASDTLLNLEHNYFVSISELISERDMELKKLQERQAAEMDKVMHELGNTMSDHDVNAVASQHFDAQQVLENKWASELRQVTEIQKQEYQEWVIKLHQDLQKSNNSSKINEEIKMQPNQLSEVGDSGSRMFEEQSQLEESFTIHLGAQLKTMHNLRLVRADVLDFCKHRHHGSSGAKLRRLQTALSLYSSSLGGLVLLVDNRVNSYSGIKRDFATVAKECTDFHFLCLEEQLEEVQQVVLYARAQRSSKQKDKPEIPRNGGDDKNKNVERNPSNILPGEFYISRHSNLSEVHSVFHLCVDDNVRSGNITARDPAIMGLRNILKVCCTHDITTVTVPLLLVHDMSEEMTIPWCLKRAELVFKCVKGFMMEMASWDGGISRTVQFLVPKSISEEMFYQLSNMLPQIFRVSSTLTLTSKH, encoded by the exons ATGAAGAGGAACAAAGGGAAAACGGCCAGTGTTGCTGAGAaggagtttgtgtttgagttcagGGCAGGAAAACACAACTGTGTCCTCAAAGTGCCTCTGAGGTTTCCCGTGCAAGAGAACATCAGTGACCTTCACGGACGCCTGATGCTGCTTCATAAAATTCCTTGCTACATAGAAAATG AGCTGAAAACCTCACTTTCCAACTTCATTGAGAATGAGACCATCCTGGACTTcgacagagaggcagagctgGCCCTGCAGAGACTCACCACAGGGGATGTGGACGTAAACCAGCTCACTAATGCATGGAGCAGGTCTTACATGGAG ACTACACTGGAACATGCTCGGCCCGAAGAACCCAGTTGGGATGAGGACTTTGCCGATGTTTACCACGAGCTCATCCACTCCCCTGCCTCAGATACTCTACTCAACTTGGAGCACAACTACTTTGTTAGCATCTCCGAGCTCATCAGTGAGAGAGACATGGAGCTTAAGAAGCTTCAGGAGAG GCAAGCAGCTGAAATGGACAAGGTGATGCACGAGCTGGGAAATACTATGAGTGACCACGATGTAAATGCAGTGGCGTCTCAGCACTTTGATGCACAGCAG GTGCTGGAGAATAAGTGGGCGAGTGAGCTCAGACAAGTTACTGAAATTCAAAAGCAGGAGTATCAGGAGTGGGTGATCAAGCTGCACCAGGATCTACAGAAatccaacaacagcagcaaaataaa TGAGGAGATTAAGATGCAGCCGAACCAGCTGTCAGAGGTCGGCGATTCTGGGTCAAGGATGTTTGAGGAGCAGTCTCAGCTGGAGGAAAGCTTCACCATCCACCTAG gagCACAACTGAAGACGATGCACAACCTGCGGCTGGTCCGGGCAGACGTGCTGGACTTCTGCAAACACCGGCACCATGGCAGCAGTGGAGCGAAACTGCGGCGGCTACAAACGGCTCTATCCCTGTACTCCTCTTCTCTCGGTGGTCTGGTGCTGTTGGTTGACAACAGGGTCAACTCCTACAGTGGCATCAAGAGAG ACTTTGCGACTGTGGCGAAGGAGTGCACAGACTTCCACTTTCTCTGTCTGGAGGAACAGCTAGAGGAGGTGCAGCAGGTGGTGCTCTACGCCAGAGCGCAGCGGAGCAGCAAGCAGAAAGATAAGCCTG AGATTCCAAGGAATGGAGGTGACGATAAGAACAAAAATGTAGAAAGAAATCCCTCTAACATTTTACCAG GTGAGTTCTATATCTCGCGGCACTCCAACCTGTCAGAGGTCCACTCTGTCTTCCACCTGTGTGTGGACGACAACGTCCGTTCAGGGAACATCACGGCGAGGGACCCAGCCATAATGGGACTGAGAAACATCCTGAAGGTTTGCTGTACACATGACATCACCACCGTCACCGTGCCTCTACTCCTGGTCCATGACATGTCAGAG GAGATGACCATACCGTGGTGTCTGAAGCGAGCCGAGCTGGTCTTCAAATGTGTCAAAG GCTTCATGATGGAGATGGCTTCTTGGGACGGTGGCATATCACGCACGGTTCAGTTTCTAGTGCCAAAG AGTATCTCAGAGGAAATGTTCTACCAGTTGAGCAACATGCTTCCTCAGATCTTCCGTGTCTC